In Candidatus Defluviibacterium haderslevense, the following are encoded in one genomic region:
- a CDS encoding nuclear transport factor 2 family protein, with the protein MNHLLKSMLIFTLLITSLQSKAQTAGGFWVGSKTTKGLVNSNATAIHKMWKDTWDAYQAGDNKKMWAAYTNDAAEISPDGNITYGKKALKASWEAFMKMADKAPSFTYGDPQVRILTNDIALIVWDSSADIQMGGKQLGGKTKGMAVVRKIKGQWFIEFDSLTPVIPMPETQK; encoded by the coding sequence ATGAATCATTTATTAAAATCCATGTTAATATTCACTTTACTTATTACTTCATTACAATCAAAAGCTCAAACTGCTGGAGGTTTTTGGGTTGGAAGTAAAACTACAAAAGGCTTAGTTAATTCCAATGCTACTGCTATCCACAAAATGTGGAAAGATACCTGGGATGCTTATCAAGCGGGTGACAACAAAAAAATGTGGGCGGCTTATACTAATGATGCTGCAGAAATCAGTCCTGATGGCAACATCACTTACGGTAAAAAAGCATTGAAAGCTTCTTGGGAGGCATTTATGAAAATGGCAGATAAAGCACCAAGTTTTACATATGGGGACCCACAGGTTCGCATATTGACCAATGACATTGCCTTGATCGTATGGGACTCTTCAGCCGACATCCAAATGGGTGGTAAACAATTGGGAGGTAAAACAAAAGGCATGGCAGTCGTTCGAAAAATCAAGGGTCAGTGGTTCATTGAATTTGATTCACTGACACCAGTAATCCCTATGCCGGAAACACAAAAGTGA